From Penaeus chinensis breed Huanghai No. 1 chromosome 18, ASM1920278v2, whole genome shotgun sequence, one genomic window encodes:
- the LOC125034682 gene encoding lipoyl synthase, mitochondrial-like, with amino-acid sequence MAAQVLRKASADSRSLARIFLGKNVTAQCCISGTRQTSTLPKEKKKKVKDGPSLEDFISGEVTKDMNWSDYKGKLKREAGERERLRLPPWLKREIPMGKEFSKLKEDLRGLNLHTVCEEARCPNIGECWGGNEDNVSTATIMLMGDTCTRGCRFCSVKTSRKPPPLDANEPLNTATAIAKWGLDYVVLTSVDRDDIEDGGSAHIAETVIELKKQNSAILVECLVPDFRGNEDSVKTIALSGLDVFAHNIETVEALTPRVRDPRAKYRQSLAVLKHAKTVKPDLITKSSIMLGLGETDEEILQTMKDLRSAGVDCLTLGQYMQPTKRHLKVVEYITPEKYQHWEDVGKSLGFSYTASGPLVRSSYRAGEFFLKNLLQERKKSKQSESA; translated from the exons ATGGCTGCTCAAGTCTTGCGGAAGGCCTCCGCAGATTCACGATCTTTGGCTCGGATTTTCTTGGGGAAAAAT GTCACAGCCCAGTGTTGCATCTCAGGCACTCGACAGACAAGCACCTtgccaaaggaaaaaaagaagaaagttaagGATGGACCATCTTTGGAAGATTTCATATCTGGAGAG gtgACCAAAGACATGAATTGGTCAGACTATAAGGGAAAGCTGAAGCgggaggcaggggaaagggaacGACTGAGACTCCCACCATGGTTGAAACGGGAAATTCCTATGGGCAAAGAGTTCAGtaag CTCAAGGAAGACCTCCGTGGACTGAATCTGCACACAGTTTGTGAGGAAGCTCGATGTCCTAACATTGGGGAATGttggggaggaaatgaagataatgtaTCAACGGCTACAATAATG CTCATGGGTGACACATGCACACGTGGATGCCGCTTCTGCTCTGTGAAGACCTCCCGAAAGCCACCTCCATTAGATGCTAATGAGCCTCTCAACACTGCTACAGCCATTGCAAAATGGGGACTGGATTATGTAGTTCTCACATCAGTGGACCGTGATG ACATAGAGGATGGTGGATCAGCTCACATTGCAGAGACAGTCATTGAGCTCAAAAAGCA GAATTCAGCAATCCTAGTGGAGTGCCTTGTTCCTGACTTCAGAGGGAATGAAGATTCTGTAAAAACAATTGCTCTGTCTGGGCTTGATGTATTTGCACACAACATTGAGACTGTGGAGGCACTTACACCTCGAGTGCGCGACCCCCGAGCAAAGTACCG GCAATCTCTAGCAGTGCTGAAGCATGCTAAAACAGTCAAGCCAGATTTAATAACTAAGTCATCTATTATGCTGGGGTTGGGAGAAACTGATGAAGAAATCTTGCAGACAATGAAAG ACTTGCGAAGTGCAGGTGTTGACTGCTTAACACTAGGGCAGTACATGCAGCCGACAAAGAGACACTTGAAGGTAGTAGAATACATCACTCCGGAAAAATACCAGCACTGGGAAGATGTTGGGAAGAGTCTCGGATTCAGTTACACTGCCAGTGGTCCCCTCGTCAGGTCATCTTACAGAGCGGGAGAATTTTTCTTGAAGAATTTAttacaggagagaaagaagagtaagcAAAGTGAGAGtgcttag